The window ATAATTTACTGCTCAATAGTACTTCTATTGGCAGGTTGTGCATCAAACTCTGGCGTCGTGCCTATTGGAAAAGACACGTTTATGGTTTCGCGTCAGGCAGCCACAGGTTTTTCTGGTTCTGGAACACTAAAGGCAGAAGCATTCCAAGAAGCTAATCAATATTGCCTGAGTCAAAAGAAAACGCTTCAAGTAGTTAATACAAGCGAAGCTCAACCTCCATATGTTTTTGGCAATTTCCCAAAGGCAGAGATTCAGTTTATGTGTCTTGACCCCAATGATTCAGAGCTTGCTCGTCCCAAATTGAAAAAGGAAGCAGATACCGTCATTGAAATTCATAAATGATATTAAGGGCCCAGATTCTTTACAGGCTATGAAGGAGGAAAAATGACCAAGACGAAGACGATATATCTGGCAATAGCCTTCTTGGCCTTATCCGGGTGCGCCTACAGTATCACAGATATTGACGTGAGCAAGGCTGACCCTGGTTGCACACGACAATGCACTACCACATATTCTCAGTGCGTCTCTGGCGGCCCGTCAGTTGGCTTCAAAACCGAGACATTGCGAGCCTGTAGGGATGCATATGCGATCTGCATTTCCTCCTGCCCAAGCAAATAGGGGGTTAAGGCCGATGGTAAGGGGTAGGGGGAAAGCCGTCCTTTTGTTGTGAATTGATTTTACCTCTTTTAGGGTTTACGCAATAATATCGCATTGTTGAATAACCATTTAGCGCTTAAATTTGCTTAGATCAACCGGGTTAATTATCCACATTTTCTTTTTTTTCGCCAAAAAGAACCTGGATATCCACAGGACTGGTCGGAACAATGTCCACATTTAGATTAACATTACGCTGAGGGGGATAAGAATTATCAAGTTTGAAACTCATGTCCAGACCCTTTAACGAAATATCAGGCAAGGCGCTGTCAACGTGCTGCTTCAGCCGCCTTATTCTGTATTGTCTTGTCAAACCGCAGCCATCCATCAGTTCGGCAATGCTTTGCTGAATTTCCGGTTTTTGCATTAAATTGCTGCCAATAACCTTTGCCGCTTGCATTGAGCCTGTCTCATAGCTTGAAAGGGCAGCCTGGGTGTTATTTTTCCCTTTGGCCTTCTCGATAACAAACTGTTGTTGTTGTTCAGTAAAATTATATTTATCGAGTATGTTTTCAGGTTGTGGTAAGAGCCTTTTCAGTTTTTTGCATATTGCAGGACAGGATGCATTAAAGTGTGAAGCTATGTCCTTTTGTGGTATGCCTTGCTTAAACATTTCTAACATTTTGTCATTGTCAATCTTTTTAACCATTATTAACCCCCTTAAAAACTGTTAATTAACCTATATCTGCCTACATTTTACATATAGCCCTATTAACTGGATCACCTGTTCAATGAATAATATTTTATTGCCTGTCTGATATGCTGCAAGGACGAAGGTACTGCCTGCAATTCTTTCATCAAGGAAAAGCGCTGAGTCTGTTTCATGATCTATCCGGATCAACTCTTGCATCAATTCAGTCATATCAATACTGTCATTTTCCAATTGTGCCTTGCCTGTATCGACAAGAGATAAAGCGAATTGCACATTATTAACGCTAAGTATCTCGCCTGCTGCTTTACTTATAACGGCAATCGGTGTCTTGAATGAGATATTTTCTAAAACTTTAAGAGTCAACATATTGTCACCCCTTGAGGCAGTTCGATAATTTCATTTTTTTCTTTCTCTTTTTGTTGTCCGATTGTCCAAAGTGGTATAGAGGCTTTATCATCAACAATATTAATTGGACAACCCTCTTTGTCCGATTGTCCGATATTTACAGTTTTATTGTCCGTTTTGTACAAATTGGACAGAACTGGACAAACGCCTTTGTCCGATTCTTGGCATACGCTATCAACAGTTTCCGTTAAATTGGACAATTGGACACGGGATATAGAAATACTTTTTTTAAAAATATCCTCCGGCCTCGGTAATATCGAAACAGGTTCTGGAATTTCCAAAACTTTCAATTTTTGCTTTTTGCCACGCCCTTCAGTTTCAAGGCAACCCGCTTTTACTGCCTGACTTATGTATCGAGTTAATGTCTTTTCAGAGTGAGAAAAAAGATTTAGAAGATCATTTCTTATACATCCTTCAATTGAATCAATAGCCTGGAGGATTTCAATAACAGGTTTTCCTACAGGCAATAAAGATTGAGTAAAAGCATCTGATAGAGAATAAACAAGGTTATAATCATTTTCATTCGCTATTATTACACCGTCGTCGGTCTGTTCACGCTGATATTGATGGAATAGTACCGACGCTTTAATGAGCGAAACAACTTTGTCAAAATCTCGCATGAACCGCTCATCCTTCGTCGGAAACAATTCAGCAAGGGCAGAAATATATGGAATTTCCACTTCCTTCGATTCAATAAGAGAATCGGCAACCTGCCATAGCTTAAAATCTTCGTCACAGTCAACGTAATTATTCCCTGCTTTAAGGTTATATACCTGCCTCGCTAAATTTTCATCGTGAGTGATTTCCTGTAGCAATATCCTTGTAGATAGTTCGTAATCAATTCTGTACCCGGTATGTGTTGAAAGAATCACCAGTCCGGTTGTATCTTTCTCTATCTTTTCACCTGTCATGGTTCCGTGGGCATTTTTTTGAACCGTTCCCAGCACAAGCTCGCCCTCAGTTAGCGCCGTCCGTATAGTTTGTGCCGTCTGGCCTACTCCGTTTAGTTCGTGATAAACAATCACCTTATGTGCAAGGTCATCTGTCCGATATTGCACATATAGCGCGGATGTTCTTGAAAAGTTTTCCATTATTTTCGGATCAACTGATTTTGATATCGTATTTAACAATTCAGATTTGCCGCTCGAAGAGCCGCCGGACAGGACGACGCTCAGTCCTCTTTTTAAATGTCTGGTCAGTGTTGCAAGTTTAACAAGGATCAACGTCTTGTCGCGTCCAATATACCTTTTATGACATACTTTAAGAAAACTCTGAATAAGAGCCGGATCGTTGAGTAATCCCATAGCAGCCTGCTTTTCAACTTCTGTATAACCTTCAATTTTGTTTTTACTGCTCCTGTTATCAAGTTCCAGATAAAGGCGCTTAGGTCGGATACTGAAGCGCTTAGCTACAACATTGACAAGGTTTTCTCTCAAAAGGCTGTCCATGCCTTCCTGTACCTCTGAAAATGCCCTGATAATTTCGTCTTTATGTTCAAAGGTGACAAATTTTTCAAGTGGTAATGCCTTACTTTCAAGGAGACGAAGTTCACTCTTGACGTCGGCCACGCCTGCAAGATGGTCATCAATGCCTTTGCCATCCTGCCATTGTGGAAACCGGATAATTGCATCTTTGGCTAACAGCTTGAATGATAATTCATAAAGGGCATATCTTACTTGTGAATTTGTCCAAAGGTCTGTATCAAAGCCAATATAAACAGCGCGGTGTTTCCATGTGAATGATTCCAATTCACGCCATAAACTAAGGCTTTCTATCTCTTCGGAGTTCTTGCCT is drawn from Pseudomonadota bacterium and contains these coding sequences:
- a CDS encoding DUF3854 domain-containing protein — protein: MTKDYSFFLNNYDPVTNGLVKMALEDVQASGLSPETLEKAGVRIFSGNTEELKGRLGFSSIAGNPILKTFILVEFPYHDKEGKAMFYEFKPYPSIEGKKYLHPKDTAAYPYILPFIWDIADKPHKPIWITEGMKKTLKLIQHDSPTIGLAGVFGFKAGKNSEEIESLSLWRELESFTWKHRAVYIGFDTDLWTNSQVRYALYELSFKLLAKDAIIRFPQWQDGKGIDDHLAGVADVKSELRLLESKALPLEKFVTFEHKDEIIRAFSEVQEGMDSLLRENLVNVVAKRFSIRPKRLYLELDNRSSKNKIEGYTEVEKQAAMGLLNDPALIQSFLKVCHKRYIGRDKTLILVKLATLTRHLKRGLSVVLSGGSSSGKSELLNTISKSVDPKIMENFSRTSALYVQYRTDDLAHKVIVYHELNGVGQTAQTIRTALTEGELVLGTVQKNAHGTMTGEKIEKDTTGLVILSTHTGYRIDYELSTRILLQEITHDENLARQVYNLKAGNNYVDCDEDFKLWQVADSLIESKEVEIPYISALAELFPTKDERFMRDFDKVVSLIKASVLFHQYQREQTDDGVIIANENDYNLVYSLSDAFTQSLLPVGKPVIEILQAIDSIEGCIRNDLLNLFSHSEKTLTRYISQAVKAGCLETEGRGKKQKLKVLEIPEPVSILPRPEDIFKKSISISRVQLSNLTETVDSVCQESDKGVCPVLSNLYKTDNKTVNIGQSDKEGCPINIVDDKASIPLWTIGQQKEKEKNEIIELPQGVTIC
- a CDS encoding terminase small subunit; protein product: MVKKIDNDKMLEMFKQGIPQKDIASHFNASCPAICKKLKRLLPQPENILDKYNFTEQQQQFVIEKAKGKNNTQAALSSYETGSMQAAKVIGSNLMQKPEIQQSIAELMDGCGLTRQYRIRRLKQHVDSALPDISLKGLDMSFKLDNSYPPQRNVNLNVDIVPTSPVDIQVLFGEKKENVDN